The sequence below is a genomic window from Cucumis melo cultivar AY chromosome 5, USDA_Cmelo_AY_1.0, whole genome shotgun sequence.
ATCATGAAGGAACCTGCAAATATTCATCTCGCAAATTTGTTGATTGCATCTGATCACGTTCCAAATAGGCAGATTCAATCTCTGACATCAGTAGAGCTCGAACTATAGATATCTCACGTTCTGAAAACCCATGCAATCGTACTCTTGCAACCTGAAGCATAATGGGACGTGGCCACATGGGTCATTGAAAGTATATATTATCATATGAAAAGTATAATACCGAAAGTGGAAGATGTTGAAGTTTAAGTCAGAGCACCAGTCTCACCTCAGTCAGCATAGATTCCAGTGCCTTCACAGTTCCTTTTTCCTTACAGGATGAGCTCATTATAAAAGCTTTCAGTGGAAGAACAACAGGATCTGCTGCAGCTGAGCATGAAAAAAATGGAGGATCCTTGCCACGAGATATTTTGAAAAATCTTTGATTTAGTGCCTGAAGGAACATGGATTCTACAAGTAAATTTCTGTAGTCTCTCACTGTCTTCAGCTCGTCTGCTGGCATTTTGTAGCTAATCATGACAGCTGACTATTAAATGaccaaggaaaaaaaaattaataaatcatTTCAGATGACAAATTATTGAGCTCATAATTCTGCAGGAATGAAATCATGGCTTAATGGTGAACTAACCCCAGCTGCTTCAGATTCGACAAAACAGGAAAAACATGGCTGATCACGTGATGGAATAGGAAACGTTGGTACATGGGGAGGTTCACATGCAGATGGTATATGCCCAAAATGCTCTTTTATCAGCTCAACAACACTCTAAAGATGTCGAGTTACCATTAGATATTTTCAAATGGAAACATTCTCTTGTGATTTCAATATAGAAACTTATACAATGACAAAAGAAACACACCTCAGTATCAGAAAAGTCTCCAACTGCGATCACTGCCATATTATGCAGATCATACCACTTCCTGTAAAATTTCTTCACAGTCTCAGCAGACACAGTTTTAATTACTTTTTCCAAGCCAATTGGTAAGCGATCAGCATACTGCCATCACACAAGTACTTCATTAGAGACAACATAAAACACATAACACCAAAGTTagcagcaaaagatgaaaatacTATTCTTATAGTCCTCCTAAaccaaaaaaggaaagaaaaaaaaaagataaaagaaaaatgaatggaTCAATGGCAAATCAAGGAACACTGCCTATTGGCCccaaaaacaacaacaaaaagaagaagatgcaagaagaaggagaagaagaagatgaagcaGTACCTTTGAACCTTCCATCATCAGAGCCCAATGTGCATCCTGCATTCTTCCTGTAGCATTGCGGTTCCCTCTGTATTCTTCCATAACAGCCcctctttctttttccaaatcATCTTGAGAAACTCGAATCTTTACAAAAGTTGGTTGTCagaaaagagaaatttcaaagggagaaaaaaaatcttaagGGGATAGTCAATCAAGGCACCTCAGAACTGAATTCAGCAAGTATTGATATGGCTTGAGATAATAGTCCTGGCTTATCAACTGGTACAAATAACTCATATACTGTATCATCAGCAGATGTGGCTGCATTTTGACAAGCTCCAAATTCCGCTCCTATACTTTCAAGAAACTTGACAATATCATGatttgtatatttctttgtGGCACTGAAAGCAAGGTGCTCAACTATATGAGCAACTCCACGCTCATCCTCCTCTTCCAGAACTGATCTGTCAGAAGCCTGATAATTCAGCTTGTTTCACTACTATGTCTGTGACTAATTTATATCTTTTAGTTTAaatgagaagaagaaaaatcctATTAACTATGTGGAATGATAGTTGACAAGAGAATTGTTAAAATCTAAATAAAGAAGTTCTAAGAGAATGTACGGATATGAAAACGTACAAGTGGTAATTGAATCAAACAAAGTTTATTTCCTTTTGTACTTGAAGCACAGGAGTACAAGTTCATGTCATTAGTACAAGTCTAGTTCAAACTTTAGACCCTTTTTAAGTCTCTTATTCATCTGGGATTTTAGCCAGCAACCAAGCTACCATTATGTCCCACCTTTTGGCCATTGCGGAGCATACCATTATCACTTTGTTGTTTGCTGAAGAGAAATCGGTTTGGCACATATACCTTGAGTGCCAGTAATAAATGGCTTTGGCGGGCACATCTAGAGGCGTTCACCTATTGTTTCATTTGGCCTAATAGTTAAAGAGCTCCATCCTTCCAGCTTTTTGTATGACCAAAGATTGCAGCATGTACCCTTTTCTTCAAAGGGGTCCGAAACATTTTACACTCTCTTAAAGAAGGTAACTGGGGCGGCCTTTTTTTGGGCTCCAGTTAATTCTTTCTCACTCTAATCATTTTAATATTTACTTGAGTTCCCTGACGATTATAGCCAATTCCCTGACGATTATAGTCAATTGCCCTTCGAATATATAATAATCAACGAAATTttctcaaaagaaaagaaacaagaaaaattACGAATTAAATTTCTAGTAAAAGATAAATGGGTTTAAAGGAGTCTCCCAATAGTTTGATCAGAACTACTAAATGCAATCGATATTCCTAACATGTACGTTCATTTCTCAAGAAAAGGAACTCAGGAGGGGAGAGAACACACAACGCTCAATCAACATTTCATTTTATAACTTCAATGGTAACTCGAATTCCGTAATCCCTAAATGAAATTCAAATTACCTAAATAACATAGAGGGGATCCGGTGTGAAGAGTTAGATAGATAGAGAAGGAAAGAATTACCCGGCCTTGACAGCAAGCGCAAGAGCCGCTCTCATTCTGGGCTTGGAATTGCAACGAACATAATAAGACAAACCATTATCGAGCTGGCCATAGTGAACACCATAGGGATGCTCGGAAAGGGTGGCGTTCAAATCGATAGTCACCAATTTGAGAGACCTGAAACGATGTTTGATTGCTTGTGAAGTCTCGGCGGGAAGCAAATCCATGAACAGCAATGGAGAAGGAGAAAATGGGGAATGGGGTTTATGGAAGTGTccaattgaagaaggaaaggtTTAGGTTACTGAAATTGGAGAGGACTCTCAAATTAGAAAACCCGCTATGGAAAATGCCCAGAAATGGGGGATGCTATGTTTGTTGTTGATTTGTCAAATATGATTTCATTCGGGTACTTGTTGGTTGTTGAATTATGATCCACAATTTACCCTCCACTTTTCTCGGTATTTCTTTAATAGCAGGAAACAATATATAGATCATTTGGGAAATGGATGGAGTGGGGAAACATTTATTCCTCTTTTATCATAAATCTGCCAAAGCAAggtatatataataatttcactttcttttcaaatataaccaaaatggaacaaaaatataaatccGAATATTGATATACCAcattaatattttactatatttataaatactttatATTTTCTTATCATTTAAAACAAATACTTTATTCTTCTAACATAATCACGTGTAGTGTTCCGATCAATAATATTTGACTTAGACTTGTAACTAAGGTAAATTGTACTAtttaaaatctcaaattttGTAAGATTAATGCCTAACAATATATTGAAAGAGATTAAAGCCATCTACCTTGCTCAAGCACTAAAGTTATGATATTTCAATTTGAATGAAATTGAGCGTTGGACCAAGAAGACAAACAATAAATGAATGTGGTTGCACAAGCAGGTATCAGCAGATGAAATGTTAttgggagaaaaaaaaaaaaaaaaaaccattatgCGTACAACATTataaatagaaaagaactgAGACTCATTTCAAAAGCTTGCATAAAAACAAGTAAAAGTTACTCGAGAAATAATATTGGGGCAAAATGGGTGTATCTATTAAGAAAAATCCAGTTGAAGCAAATACCcaacaagaagaaaaaacatatatatcCTAATACAGACTACTTCTCTCAGGGGTGGGCGAATACACTCACTTATATGGTACAAGGAATTGTGATACTTTTTAAGTCAGCAGGATTTAAGGTAGTCGAACTCAGAGAGTTATAACAGACTTCCCTAGATTCAAGAAAAATCATGGTAATCTGTTCATTTCCAGGGACCAATTACAAGTAAGCTTGCCACTCCTTAAATTAAGAACAGATTTTCGTGAAAAAAGTTGGCTCGAAGAAGCCTCAGAATGCTTGGGACTTAATCTGCAGATACCTTCTGTGCAATCAATTTGATCTCACTCAATCTATCATCTACTAACTTTTTCAGCTGTTCCTCTTGATTTGCTCGTGATTCATCTGTCTCAACCCCGGTTGCATTATTCGTTGATCTGAACATCACAAATGACATCTCTTGATCATAATCAGTAGGAACATCAACCACTTGCTTTCCTTCGGCATCTGAGCTTTCGCCTATCAGATCATCCCGCATTCTACTTGAAACTGCAAGAATAAAATCCTCCATGTGCTTGTCAGGTTCGATACCTAAAAAGACAAGTATCTCCCAACAGTGTAAGAACTGTTCCTTTGTGATTTTCAAACTTTTCCGAACAGCTTCGATAGCCTCAGATGGGGGTAAAAGCGGAGGGAACGAGACCTTCTTTGATAGTCTTCCTAATTTAAATTGAGACACGGCGGATTCTACAGCTTCTTGGATGGGGCCAAATCCCCGCAGACGTTTAACATCGATGCAAGTCCGCAACTGCAGTAGCTGACTTAAAGGCTCTTCAATGGTAAAGTCATAAACATTTTCTGATATTGCAACATTATTCAGCACCTCTAAAAGGAAGCGCCCAAAACCCTTACGCTGGTAAGGCGGAAGTACAAGTATCTGATCAAATGCAAGATGTCAGTAAATACTATGCTAGGACAATGAAAATGAATAAAGAGGCACAAACACCAAAAGTCCACCACTAGACTCAACTCCGGGAAGTAACAGATGAAATTACAATATACTTAACCTGACTAAGACGCAAGCGAGAACTATCGGGATAGTGGTAGAAACGATAAAGGGCAGCAAATCCAAGTAATGTGGGATAAGTTTGCCCCAGTTGATCATTGTTCTTCTGAGTGAGGACATACAACTCCCATCTTGGATCAGTAACATCGATAGGGCTGCTGCCTGAATAAATTAtagggaaaaaaagaacagtTTAGGCTACTTCATCAGTAACTGAAATTTCCAATGACAAAATTAAATAAGACATCAAACAAGAGAAGAAATACCATACCATCAATAAGAAGTAGAGCAAGAGGTACCAAGTGACTATAAAGGTTTCTTCCAGCCATATTGTCCATAGGCAATCGAATGACCTGAATCAGAAGGTAATCACAGACCATGTCAAAAAAAAGATTGTTTTACCCGACAAAAGTGCAgatgtttcttttttctaatatCATTGTTTCTCTTGATCAATTAATTAGCTACAAGTGAGGGACAAAGGAAGAGAGATACTATAAACTGCTCTGAAGAACCATGTTCCATAGCCAGGAGTATAAAAACCATTAGCTAGCATAATAGAGGGGAGAAAAAACAGTAAATTTGCAGAATTCTAACTCGGTCTGTGACATATTCTTCCCAAGAAACAGTAAATTTGCAATTACAGAATTCTAAAATGTTCTTTGAAATTTCCTTCCCAGAAAAGAAACATGCACGGAACTTAGGGAAAAGAAGAGTGGGATTAGCAGCATGAGTGGAAATGAACAAGAAGAACGAAAGAAACAAGAAATTTGCCAATCATTTGGATGCAAAATGATATTGAATTTTGAAGGAAAGTCAGACTACAGGTTGTACGTGTACTTGAACAGGATCTGTTCTATCGGTTGTACCAGTGTGTCTTGAGTTCTAAAGGAATATCGGACAAGCAAAAAAAAATGCATGGGTATAGGTCACTGGATGATTAGTACAACCATATTGGATGTGTCACAAATGCACATGAACGTTGAGGGTGTTTAATTTATCTTGAAAATAGATCTGATTTAATATACCACTGTGAACCTGGGAAGAAAAATGATCGGAAAATTACAGAAAGAATTAAGAATCtgagaatgaaaaaaaaaaaaaaaacaataccaATTGCAGCATAAAAATAGGCCGGACAACTTCCACAATAACattggagaaaaaaaatcaCCAAAGCAGAGTAACTCAAACAAGGAAAGCACCTCCAAATCAGAATTAGCTGCTTGTAAATGAAAATTAGAATCATTAGATTTTCCATTGGAGGAAGCTTTGGGATGCAATACTTCTCCATCTGCGACAAGGGATCTGCAATATTATTTACAAAAGGGAACAATACATCATCTGATAATAAATGAACAAATGACAAAAGGATGACAGCAGCATAAAGAGTTCGGGTTTTTAAAAGGGAAGAGATCCCCATAAAAGAAAAGTAGTAACAAAGATTGATAATTACCCAATAAAATTGACATCCTTCGAAAAAGTTTGAAGGAAGTCATCTTTGTTGTCCACAAGAGTCTCAGCAAATATATTCTGTTAAAAAAGCAGTCTAATTATAAATCCTCAAGCACCAATAAACAACTGGACTACGAGTTCTGTACTTCAAGACGTTCACCTGAAGTGCAGACTTCAAATCTGTAATACCCTTCCCGCCCTATTACAAGCAACAAGAAAAAATTACTCACAGACGTCCAAAAACAGAACAGGAGAACTCCTCGTTCAAGGGGGAAggggaaaaaacaaaaacaagaataagaaCAAACAGTGTGCGTGAGACAGATTAACCTTATCAAATTAGGACAATAAAAAGAGTAGCAAACGTATTAGCACTTACATCAGACGTACTGTCAAAAACAATATCTGCATAGGCATGAAATGAGACAATGCTGAACCATACAGTTATCTGCAATAAACGAACTTAATTATACGGCCAGAGCCAATCTCAATCCGGGATATATATAATTCCACATACATACTACGAGCTAAAAGATGCATTCTAAACTACAGATCCAAGTGTTTTACCTTCAAACCTTGGTAACCATATATCTTTCCATCCTCATCGTCAAAGAAGCTGTTCAAGTCAACAGGGTCAATACAAAGACTGTCTGTACTTCCCACTTCCTCTTTTGTACAAACTGCAACAACACATACACATAGAAATAAAGAATATACAAACCAACTAGTTGATCGGTTGAAATAATCATTTTCTAGCAACCATAAGCACTAAAAGAAGACTTAGCAACACCAACACTTCATGCGTGAAGTAATTTTTCGGGTGAAGGACCTGGAACTAAGGAAGAGCACATATTTCGTCGCTAACCAAAAAATGCAGtaataattttcaaattagAACCCAACCCGGTACAAATTCCACAAAAACACACATATGCCCTTCCCTTATACGTCTCTGAGAACTCAATCAACCGACCACATGGATTCCAAAAACATACAAGAAGTTGAGAAATGAAACAGCCGAATAAATTCGAATTAATAGTCTTCGAATCAAAGTGCTAGGAAAGCGAAATAATTATACCTAGATAGATTTTGATGCAATCTTTGGCTGAAATACCAGTATCTGCGCGACACCCATAGACAGaaagagaaaatggaaaatgTTCCGGTGAGCTACCAAAGGGAGAGAAGAAGCTGTAAATTAACGAAACGAAGAAGCGAAATTGAgtgaaaaggagaagaagaaagggatCGAGGAGAAGTTACCGATGTTGGAGAAGGCAACGCGACGTTTTTTCTTAGTGTCAGGGCGTGGATCAGCGGAGAATTGCTGCTTCTGACCCATATTGGATTAGGGTTTACTGAGCGGGAAAAGTGAAGACGAGGCGCGGGAAATTCGTTAACACAAACCGAAAGGAGTGAGCTCTATATATACCGAAGGAATCCGTGAAATGTGTTCATACTTCATAGCGTGGGTTTTAAGTTGCTGTCAAAAAACGGTTCAACTATTGGGCCGCCCAATCCGGTTCATTTGGTTTTTGCTCCAATTATATTAttatccataaaaattgaacttCTTACAAAGATTTAAGTACTATGGCTCATTTCAATAAATActtctattattattactactttAAATTACAAGTTCTTTCTTATACTTTAGATTACAAGTTCTTCCTAAGATAGAAAGTTGAATTATTGACATCAAGGTTGATAATATTAACTTGAAAAGTCTAatgtatttgattttttattttcttaaagatATCTAAAAAGGCTCCAACTATTAACTTAACCATGTGCCTAAAGAAAGAGTTAACAATTGGTATTTGCATAATAAAACCCTAAGTTTGTGACTTTATGTATAATGGTATACATGtggaatataaaaaaaaaaatcaaaagttaaaataactaaatttgTACATTTTGAATGCAACTCTCCTTCGACCTTCAACTCATATCACTGATATATACTGTTCGGCAATATGAACAAATCGTTGATTTTACAAAATGCACACTTAGTTGAATGGAGTTCACTAGACTATTGTTATTTCTTTAATGAGGTAGAATTGACATATAATTTAGAGATATTAATTAACATATTCGTATGAAGTGATGTGATAGTGAATACAACATCAAATAATGGAATTTTACTACCAAGGATGAACAAATACTGTGATCTATCACAAATATGGATAGAAAGATTGGAAAAGTAAAATCATTTCTAGCGAGAAGTTCCAGAATTTAAGATAAAAGCTGAGCCAAAGAGTATATCTTGGTATCAATATTTCATAATTTAACCAATCTTTTTTAGACTACAAGAAATTAACATAAATCTTAAGGGCAGGTGCTCAAATATAAACCAAAATCGTCAAAAATCCCTATTTTCAAGTAGGGTAcagaaattttgaaataaaagaaaagccCTCTAGATGTCTCTCCTTAGAAAATAGAAAACAgggttaaaaaataaaactcagATAGAAGAAAATTTCCTTATGAACGATTGTTTCACTTCCTACCGCGGGTCCTAACAGCCTGTCTGTTCCCTTTCTTCACACCCGATTTGGCGACCTTGAGGCTCCTGTGCACTGCGCTTAGCTTAGCAAGGGCAGCATTCTTCAAGTCTGGGCGGTAGTAGTTGTCAGCTACCTGCAAAATAATCAAGTGCACCCCAAAGTTTAGCAACAAACTAATTTAAGTAACAATCAGAAGAAAACAATAGACAAATCTCCACAAGTATACTAGAATAAAGACTCTTTATAACCACATTTATTTGATAATTTAATGCTCAGAAGCCAAGCGTAACAAAAAGATTTCACTGAAGATGCCACTACAAAGGCAACACCTTCTTACATGTTAGCAGCTCATCATCGCAGTAACAGTTTAAGTTTGATATTATGCTACAGGAAGTGTGGCAAATTACATCAAGCAAGTGTCAAGGAACATAATCAGAGATCcaatcaaacaaaacaaataaaagatcGAAGTTGTTTTCGGCCAAGAGGAGAATTAATGCTCAGAAGCCAAGCGTAACAAATAGATTTCATTGAAGATGCCACTACAAAAGTGACCTCTTCTTACATGTTAGCAGCTCTTCATCACAGTAAGAGTAAAAGTTGAAGCTGGTCCTCCCCCTTGGTCCAATAACATTCCAATGTAGTATAACGTTCACAAAAGTTCAATATACGACAATGGAATGATGAGGAAAACTTCATCAACAATGCTCTAAGGAATATAATCAGAGATACATCAATCAAGCAAAACCATAAGAAGATTGAAGCTGCTTACAGCCAAGATGAGAATTAATGTTCAGAAGCCAAGCGTAACAAATGGATTTCATTGAAGACGACACTACAAAAGTGACCCCTTCTAACATGTTAGCAGCTCATCATCACAAAAAAAGGTTCAATTAAAAAGTTTGTCCACCCCAAGTTGTTCCATTAAATTTCTGCTGTAgtattatattaataaaagttTCATATTATGCCACATAAAGAAGAATTGGGTAAAACACATGAAGCCAACAGTAAGGAAAAGATTTCATCAGAAATACACTATAGAAGTAACCTCCTAACATGACATggtagaaaatgaaaaattgtgCTCAGAAGCCAAGCGTAACAAATATATTTCATCGAAGATGCTGCTACAAAAGCAGCCCTCCTTACATGTTAGCTTCTCGTCACCGCAACAATGCACATTCAGTATCATATTTGTATCAAACCCAATTTCAAATAAAACTATAGAACAGAAAAACACTATTGGCTACTTCTTAATCTTAAAcctaaaaagagaaagaaaagcatAGCATCCAACGTGTTAACATTATGGTGTTGATGAAAATTGAATCTCAGATCCTGTACCAAAAGATTGAACGGGAAAATGCCACAGAATATTCAGCAGAATAATTACATGATGACTGAAACCATACACGGCCAATGATAACTACGGGAAGTATGGACAGCAGGTAAGAATGTTCGGACTTCAAAAACACAAATTTCATCTCGATGGGCATCAACGAGAAAATCTGGAGACGCTAATTACCTGATTAGTCACAGCCTTGGCCATGCGAGGAAATTCCTTCCTCATGACGGATTTGTGGAGCGAATTTGCTGGTTTGTTCTGCTTCTTTGTCTTTGATGTCGCGAGCAGTACTGACAAATCTTTGCCTCCAGGCTGAATGGTGACCGTCTTAAGATTTGCCAACCCTGAAAGAACACCCAAATAAAGTTCCATAACCAAACTTAACAAACCCAACAcattaaaaaacaaaagcaaGATAAAATACTTCCTCCTTTATAAGAAAGTATATAACGAAAATATCAATCGTTTCCAACGTTTAACTGGTCAGAGTGATAAAGTATTGGATCTTACCGGAATGCTTGTAGGAGTTGAGGCTGTAGAGGTTGTTAGGCTCTTTGCTAAATTGAACACTGGCATTGCCTCTGCCAAACTCTTTAACGAGGAAAGAGCTGTTCTTCTTAACGATTTCCCATACCAACTGCCCCGGAACGTTCGCCatctacaaaagaaaaaaattatccaATGAATAAGAAACAAATCTATTTTCGAAGATTGATGACGGAGATCAACAACAAAAGTAATGATGGAAGTTGATATGAGATATAAACAATGAAAAATCAGAAAAATGGATATCTGAAAGGCCAAGAACGAACAGACCTGTGGTGCAACGAGTGGAGGGAGATGCTGAAGCAGAAGAGAGGACGCCGGTTCCGTCTGCCGCTTTCTTGAGCTCTAACTGATGTTATATATAGTAGAAGGAAGCTTTACTGCCAAAAGAAACCCTAagttaataatttaaaagacaACATATGCGTTTGGATATTTAATTGGTAATATTCTCAATCAAAAAGGGCGTTTGGTCTAGTGGTATGATTCTCGCTTTGGGTGCGAGAGGTCCCGAGTTCGATTCTCGGAACGCCCcatttattttcattatatttgtATATTCGGTAATGCTTGGAATtagtttatttttagttttattttattgttcTTTGGAGGGCTTATGATCTTTTTGCTTTTACCAATCCTTAATTTTGTTCGTTTTTCACCCATTCTATTTCAAAATATAGATTTATTAGAATTTTGTTAAGGAATTACTATAACTTtttatttaataacatattACGGTTTTAATTTAGAAACGTTATAATGTAATATTGTAATTTTACGATTAATGTGAACATGCTTAACATTTCATCATACGTTagcatattttttatattatttattttgaaataaaattgcGATCGAGCAAACGATACAAGACTATATTGATCAATATGTTCAAAACATTTGAGTGCAATAGTTATTgtatgaataaataaataagaaacctCACGTAGTCTTCTTCGTTTGAAAATATCATTCACAATTGAATCACTAAATGAAACAATACATCTAATCTCCATGGGTAGAATCTCAGCACAAGAACAGCAACAAAAGTAgcgttaaaatgaagaaaaaatgacATCTAAAGACAATCTGCAAGAGTCTAAGAGTATTGCCCAATGGAGGGTACTTAAAAATGAATTGAGGGAAAACCAACATCTAGCAACTATTGAAGGAGCCTAAAAATAATGAACGATATCGGTGTCTTCTTTCACTAAGCTAAAAGCATCCCTAAAAATTCAGATGATCCAACTTACAACTAACCAGGACAAAAAATGAGGATTTAATCTTCTGTTTGTCATTTCTTAATTCTATAGAACATTATTTCAATGAATGAATAATTTGTGTGAAGTTTTCCCATATGCAATAATTGATGGCATGAACTGTGGCTGTGGATGAAGGAGTGAGTCACCGACCGAAGTAGGTATCATAGCTCAAGCTTTGAGTTACCAAATTGGCTGAACATGATGGCCAAATCCATACCCTGCACCATTGTAGGAACAGCTGTGGAATAAGGGCACTCCTTAGAGAAACCAACCTTTCCAGATTTCTGCACTTTCTTAATACAACTCTTGAACTTCTCGTGACATTTGACATTAGTTAAACCTGAAAAACCCATGTGATAGAGGTTATTGGCCTTCAAACATATAGAACAGAGTGACTCCCAAGTTCCAACTGTTATAACACCACCCAAATCATGATAAATAAAAACGAAATTAAATGGAACAGGATaaaccaatatatataaattgCTAAGCTTCCTTCTCTAATCTAAAGCTACATGTTTCAAATATGTAGTATCTCAGATAAATCACAAGCATCTAAGATCTAAGAGCTAGAATTTACCAACGCCAGCCATTAGCATAGTCTCCTTTGTGTTTAACATGCCAATTGGTCATGCCTCGACATCCTCCAATTTTGTATCTAGTTTCGTTTTTCAAACATTACTGGACATTTCATAGGCAGACCAACTCATTACCCTCTCTACCATTATTAGTATGACTATGGCCAACCCAGCAATTCACAGGTATGGACTAGACCATATGAGAGCAGTTTCCTCGCGAGTAAGTAGCCATCCTCGGTGGGTAGGTTTGATAGGATGCACTGATGTATGTCGGTAGGGTTCGATTGGTGGCTTAGAGTTTCATGACATGCACTGATTTCTTGCTCAACAACGAAAGCAAATTTAGAAGCCAAAAGTGTTTAATTAAGAGAGTTGATTGATTGTGAAGAGCTTGTTACAACTGTATCTTTATTCATTCGCTGTGGTGTTTAGTTGTATTGTAAGTTAATATTGTTTTCAGTGTCCTATTTTATGGCACTTTTATGATCGCCTAATTTCATTcactcttctctctctttcagACTAAGCCAAATGGTGAGCCTTAGAACAAGGGAGGCTCCATGGTGGTTTATTTAAGGAGAGAATAGTTGGGAATGCAACAAAAGTCCCACATTGAGGGGAACATCTTAGGTACTGTTTGGACAACCATCTCGATTAGTGTAGGGTACTTTGggtgaaattaaaaaaaaaaaacaaatcctTTGGGCTCATGACCAAAATTGGCAACATCATCCTTTGTAAGAAAGGTTAATCTACTTTGTAAGATCTTTGTAAGATCTTGCTGAGAAAGTAATATTCGCTTCTTATAATCTACCTTCCATACCTGTTAATACTAACACTcaatttttttggttttttgcTGCTACACTCTTTCTTGAGGGATGGAAACTCTAGTTGAGTGTTTGAATCTCATACGTATTTTTTGCCAAGTATGCAGCAGAGAACATACCAATAATgcccaaaacaaaaaattgataCAGCAACAGGATTTCACCCTATTAAACCTCACAGCAACTAAAAGGTAAAACAGGATTGTAGATCGATGGGACAACTTTCTATGCAAGTATAATGATGAGGAATAGCAAACAATGCGAACTAAAGAAAGgccataatattaaggccatgTAGCTGTAGATTGGCAATAACCTTTTCTTTCAACACATTCGTCATGAACTTTGCAACAGGCATCAAGATCATCGCAAGGCTTTTCACCAGCACAACCCGTCCATCCAACTCCGCAAAACTTTCCGTACCGAATCCCAACAGCTAAATTTCAGATAAATG
It includes:
- the LOC103498408 gene encoding histone acetyltransferase type B catalytic subunit → MGQKQQFSADPRPDTKKKRRVAFSNIDTGISAKDCIKIYLVCTKEEVGSTDSLCIDPVDLNSFFDDEDGKIYGYQGLKITVWFSIVSFHAYADIVFDSTSDGGKGITDLKSALQNIFAETLVDNKDDFLQTFSKDVNFIGSLVADGEVLHPKASSNGKSNDSNFHLQAANSDLEVIRLPMDNMAGRNLYSHLVPLALLLIDGSSPIDVTDPRWELYVLTQKNNDQLGQTYPTLLGFAALYRFYHYPDSSRLRLSQILVLPPYQRKGFGRFLLEVLNNVAISENVYDFTIEEPLSQLLQLRTCIDVKRLRGFGPIQEAVESAVSQFKLGRLSKKVSFPPLLPPSEAIEAVRKSLKITKEQFLHCWEILVFLGIEPDKHMEDFILAVSSRMRDDLIGESSDAEGKQVVDVPTDYDQEMSFVMFRSTNNATGVETDESRANQEEQLKKLVDDRLSEIKLIAQKVSAD
- the LOC103498417 gene encoding 60S ribosomal protein L28-1-like, yielding MANVPGQLVWEIVKKNSSFLVKEFGRGNASVQFSKEPNNLYSLNSYKHSGLANLKTVTIQPGGKDLSVLLATSKTKKQNKPANSLHKSVMRKEFPRMAKAVTNQVADNYYRPDLKNAALAKLSAVHRSLKVAKSGVKKGNRQAVRTRGRK
- the LOC103498425 gene encoding probable phospholipase A2 homolog 1, whose product is MARNTIISILLLLLLLTVVSDCSNNESRVECSRTCVAVNCNTVGIRYGKFCGVGWTGCAGEKPCDDLDACCKVHDECVERKGLTNVKCHEKFKSCIKKVQKSGKVGFSKECPYSTAVPTMVQGMDLAIMFSQFGNSKLEL